TAATCAGACTGTACGAacgatgaatgaatgaatgaatgaacaaACAAACTCAGGGAGGAGCGAAATTAACCCACCTGATGGGGAGCAGTGGGAGCATTTGGGCGTGGTCGGGCAGCTGCATCAGGCGATACAACTCCGGATCCTCGTCAGCCAGGTAATATGCAAGCGACGCCGCCATGACCCTCGTCGATTCCCAGTTGAGGGAGGCACTGATTAAGTAGGTTCAGTTACGCGTGCATGGAGCAAGCAAGTTGGACACAAAAACGCGCGCGCGCAGAGGCTTGACAGTGTCATCTTACCATTGCTGTGGTGAGTCGACCATGGCCTTGACGATGGAGCGGAGCCTGGCGCAGCGGCAGATGAGCATGGACAGTGCCATGCCGTGCTGGTGCGCGGCGGATTCGACGGAACCTTCGGTGGCGCCGGCGGCGACGTTGGCCAGGGCCCAGAGCGTGTGGAGGAAGAAGTGGAGGGCGTTGGAGGCGACggtgttgcgggagttgaagcggcCGAGGTAGTCGAGGGCGTCGGCCCACTGCCCCCGGTACACCAGCCGCCGCAGGTGATTCCCGCACATGTGCGCGTCCGTCTGCTCGAGCATCCTGCGGCAACGATGGAGGGGGAAGAAGACGGATTAGCAGCAGGCAATGGAGTCGGGTTCGGGGCGGATGAGACGAGGGAGCGGAAGCACTTACGATTGGAAGACGGGGAAGAGGCGCTGCCGGGAGAGGTAGGAGAGGAGCATCTTGTGGCGGAGCCGCCTTGCGCAGTCGAACCCGTCGGGGCCGGGGAAGACCAGTGTTTCCGTCGTCGCCATGTCTCGCCGGCTGTGGTCGCTCAGGAGCTAGTCAGGACTTGGGTACGGCCTGGTTTCAGGTGCGGGGGTATTTATAGAGTGGAGCGGGTCGAGCGTCCGAGAGCGGGGCCCACATATGCCACGTATTCGTAGTCGTATACAGGCATACAGCTAGATAAAAGATTGGGTACCACTACCTAAAGACCAACCTTCgtaggcgatttgcacaaaaataacccttttgtcaaactatagcacagactgaccctccggcgaaactatttcacggatctaacccttttgtgtggcgccccccacacgggcgccacacatgcccatgtggtgcccctggccctggcgccacacacccatccgacgtggcccgtcgacgctgagctggtgataccgatccgacgtggcagcacgagtggcgccgctctagccggcgccacactttgaaagtgtggcgcccgtggcaagggcgccacacattcacttaagtttgggccgcgcgcgcgcccccagcccgacccttcttctttctttctttctcttctcttctcctccCTCCCCCCCAGCCCggttctctctctcctccctctccccccaccaaatccaccaccaaatcgtcagatctgtccgtggagatcgttccccatccatttgtcaaggtaatctccttcaaatcttctccattcatccactaatttcatagatcgggctagatttggacatgaaccctagacatgtttttcttttcttttgtgcactctatattgtattgtttgtgttggagatggtagcctcatgtatgcatgtgtttgaaccatagatttgtagAAATCTACATATGAAATTTCACATGTATGTATATGAactctatgtatgtatgtgtatgtatgtgtatgaacccacatgtatgcctagtatttgtgatggagtaactcatatttgttagtggaatggatcgtaatatggtttcaaacatgtaggatggccggtcccggtggacgggaaggggccgccgcggtctggcgcccgggccggggaaggggccgccgcggtggagcagcaagggccccacggtcaccgtcaccgcatcctcctcgtcttcgcatgaggAACGCCGCGTCGAGTTCCTCCCCCGCCACGACAACGACCCACCCGGCATCAAGCGGCtctgggacaagttcgccgagttcgtcgacgacccacgagccggcgcacttgcgcCTACGGGAGGCTAGGCGCAACTTCgccgctggtccgtggaggtccagttcgacgggcagggcaagatgtacctgcacacggggtgggacaagttcgcccgtgacctccacctcgagcccggctgccagctcaccttcctgtacgagggggacggcgagatgatcgtcaaggtgttcgacgacacggcctgccgtgtgcactacccccacaccggcgaatccggctccgacaccgatagttagatcgtcgagtgttgtcaactctatcttcgttgcttcgtgttgtttgaatgctatcttaaattgtatcaaactatgtgctacgatgttaggtatgatgatgttatgtccatGATGTGTGTACAAAATGGCTGTTGATATGATGTGTGTATGACATAGCTTTTGACATGATGACAGTTttgttggaatatggtaggatttttcatggttttaacacatgtcaatgtgtggcgcccttcccactggcgccacattgcatagtgtggcgcccgtggcatcggcgccacacatgcatgtCTAATTGtccaaaacatactgtaagacaaatcgtctgggacttagccgttttggcgaggctctttgtgtggcgccgatgccacgggcgccacactagcatgtgtggcgccagtgggaagggcgccacacaaagagggtcgccaaaacggctaaggacttatcgtccggagcccctggatgttttcgacccagtgatgagatctccgccgagagcttgtatgcaatgaactcggatgtgagttgacggtggtccggctgtgcatccttgccatcaagcttgggcccccggcacatgtgagtggctacacaacttgttatgtgccaagagggcccttttttgaaaggtcgtgcacggacaacccatgggcaccttttatccacacattttagcgtgtaccgcttcttcaagtccgagtgaacaacgatgtaagggcgatgatgcttaatggagaactccttcaaccatatcTTCAATTCCAAGAATGTATCAAACGTTAGCCCTTTAGAGATCATAGCCGTCCTaccatccacatctctcttggattgtggcctagctccaagaagtaaacttttgccaccatcaaccacggctccatccgcaagactaacatcacggaacaatggtacccggatatcccgtccggttaccttcttgaagatctcggctctttcggcttccttagccgtgaagccatcctcgtcaacctcctcttcgggtccatcatcatccgagtccgacgcatagcatcgggaataaggaatggagtggtccatctcctcttgcgtccaatatttatccaaatcaccgatattgttgcaattcatctcgaaaccatcatcaccatcgtcatgctcatcatactcattatccaacggagcttgttgggcaatgggagattggacaatgggagattgggtggcctcttcttggctcatgggtggaggagtcctctctcgaacgggggaggagggccggttaaggtcaagctcgatacgagcctcaaccgtcttggttgcaaacaactccaacgccttatcttgtgacccggccaccgtctccttgtaaatggaccatcgttgctcggagttgatacgcattatcttccaacgggtgtgcattccaaaccccacattatgccttccctctagctcaacaccatcatttggctcattccaattcaactcaaccctaacttgtgctaccacctccgcaaagctagggctaacgtcaaacaccaagtcaacctcttccgggtccggctctatgtttcccttcaagaaagcatccttctccacatgatgaacatgaacaattctttccatccccctagcataatgggaacacatacacacatgcgttcattagttaccataatcaacataatctacccatacaaactagcacactaccatttcttctacttcaacaaccctaacatccaaccaaatccatctccaccctcaaatcaaccaaatccacatctagggtttcacatatacattggagcaaatacacaaaatcaatggatgaaaagaggggaaatggaggagattacctcaagcaacgagttgggaacgatctccacggacagatctgatgatttggtggttgatttggtgggggggggagagagggggagagagaaaACCGGGCGCCTTTGAAAAGAGAACAAGAACAGAGGGAGGAGAAAGAAAaagggtcgggctgggggcgCGCGCGGGGCCCAAACTTAagtgaatgtgtggcgcccttcccacgggcgccacactttcaaagtgtggcgccggcgagagCGGCGCCACTCGTGCTGCCACATCGGATCGGGGTCACCAGCTCGTCGGccgacgggccacgtcggatgggtgtgtggcgccagggccaggggcgccacatgggcatgtgtggcgcccgtgaggggggcgccacacaaaagggttagatccgtgaaatagtttcaccggagggtcagtctatgctatagtttgacaaaagggttatttttgtgtaaatcgccaccTTCGTAAAGGGAAAATTAGACCCGCGCAACATACGAGAAGACGACACGTGTCCAGCATCCGCGCTCGCTCCCGTCGGACGAACCGCTCGCGCGTACGCAGTGTACCTGATCCACCCACGCGGACGTACGCGCGTACGCGCGAGGCCGCACTCCACGCGCGAGGACGCACTCCACGGTGCTAAGTGCATGTGAAAATAAAAAAAGGTAGCCACAACGTGTATGCATGCTTGTATGCGTACGGTAATGCACACATACAACTACATATAGAACACAAATACAAGTACATTCGCGCACAAAAGCGAGTACAAACACACACATAGACGAGTACAGTTATGCAGATGGGTGAGTACAGTCGCGCGCACAAACGAATACAGTTGCGCAGATGAGCGAAATCTGATCAGGCGCATGAGCGAATCTGATCAAGACACGAGCGAAATCTGATCGCCCACATGAGCGAAATCTGATCACAAGACACGGCAGCAGTACATGTACGTATGCGATGGCGCATACACGAGCAGTCTGATCACAAGACACGAGCATCTGATCGCGCAAGACAAGAACAGTGATCAAGACACGAGGGTATCTTGGTACAAATACGATCGCAAGACACGAGGAAGTACTAGTACAAATGCACATGTACAGTCCCGCACACGGGCGAGTACAGTTAGCGAGTAAAGGGAAAAATTGCACCAAATAcactaaaaacagaagtacttatcagttaaaacacgagtacagttaggtacacaccacaggtacaatcataatattattggaagtacgaaaaaaaagtatctccaaacctatcaacatgggatctagttttaaagatctcgacgcgaggatctcaaaagtgaaaacggttcgcaatttggacttacggttctcaagatatttcattttaaaaaaacgaatctagaagaaaaagggaaaaactgacacaacccagttttctctctcctccccccatccccaccttgcttccccttgcgacacgtggcgagcagggagaccacttcacagggattttctggcaccacagcgcgccacttgtcgcgtgcggagcgagttgccttcccttcgcgaaggtcggCCTTTTTCTAGAGTTTTCCTAAAAGATACTACTGCGAGGTCTCTCTTGAAATGATATTCCAAAAGTGATCCAAACGAGGATGAGATTGGGCCGTCTCAGTTTTCATCTACTCGCACGTTCAAAAAATAGCAACCGGAAAGACGGAAAGTATCATTTGCTCCTGAGCACCAGCGCTCTCGTCGTTCAAATAAATTTAAAATTATGGTTTACAAgttttaaaaaaatctgaaaataattctGCACATAGTTAGTGTTGTATCCCACAAGCATGTAAAATCGTGACTTGAAATTCTTTGTATtgtgggctacacaaaaatgacaaatctgATAAAATTTAGGGATTTGAAACATACTTCTACAGATctacatttttgttatttttttacaGCTCAGAATACAAAGTATTTGGAATTGATATTTTACACGTTTGTGGTATTATTCATGAACTACATCCGAatatttgtttcaatttttttaagaCTCACAGATAtggttttgaattttttgaactaACCAGGAGCACTGAAACTCGGGAGCACGAAATCTGCGTTCCCCGGAAAGATAGAATCTCAGAATTTCTTTTTGTtggtttgggttgctcatcaaccATTTCGCTCAATCCAATCTTAGAATTAATTTCCTTCTTTTCTACTGCAAACGGGCCTCAATATTTTTATTAGTTTGGATGTGTCTATatagtctagatacatccaaattcagGTAAAGTTAAGACATCTTTTGAATATCTATAAATAATATGAATGGAATAATTCCACAACGTAATTTGGATGATGCCTCAAAATTAATTGCTTCCTCAAAACGCATCGGACAACCATATCTAGATTGAACTGATGCGCTCACAGAGCCAGTTTGGTTATGCCCAAAcacctgttatttcattttttggaAACCAGTATTGATCTGTATCCGTTTTGCCACTTTGGCTTTCTCTTCTTCTAGTAGTATACATTTTACATGCAGTTCTTCTGTATGgtttgaaaaaaaaaacttggCATCTGCATTTTCCAGCCAAATTTGCTTATTCGAAAATTCATATCTGAAAATCCAGAATACTACGTACATTGATTTGTTGTTAATAATTGTTCCCATTACACAATATATACCTCTATATCTTGAGAGCAACACACACCCTTCTATCTTTTTGGAAGGGGGTCATGTGGGAATCAAATTTGGGTATAAGTGGGGAATCGCTTAACTTTTAGGAGGATGTGTGATTTGGTAGTCTACACTTAGCCACTCGATTTTCGAAAAATTATTTTCTTGTATGTAAACCAACAAACTAAGAACATTGCTAAAAGCTCGGATGGTTCTCAGCCTTAAAAATATCTAATCGCACTAATTTTTTTAGCCAGGATGACCAATTTGGAGATATGAATTTGATGGAATTTATTCTTTAAAATCTTTATATACTATGGTTAATTTTAGGGGAATTGAGGCCATTTATTTCTCAGTTGTTTGAGAAAATTACAAAAACCCACCACAATTTAGGCCGGGTTAACTAAAAACCCgaccatttttcatttttttctgacaGAAAGCCTCCAAAATAAGAACATGACAAGAACCACTGATCAGCCATCACAAGTGAGTGAAACATGATGatgacatgtggggcccactttcaggCTGACATGGCAAGGCCGAAATGGTTAGGGGCAAACATGAGATTGTTATAATTTATTGTTTTTTCGTAATTTTCCTAGGCCCACATATCAACCTCCATCTCCCATTTTTTCTTATTCTTTTTTCGGTTGTTTCCTTCTTTTTTGGCCTCGAAACCGTTGGGAAAGCCCCAACAATACGATTTTATATAAAGGAAAAGAACTCCGAGCACGGGATCAAAGGAGAATTCACCGGAGCTACCCACTTTGTTGACTCGTGACTCCCCGCCGCCGGCGAGAGATCCTTAGCCTGAAGATCCAGTTAGAGCACGAGCTCCCCGCCACGGCGGCGACCACCACACCCTGGAGCTCTACATAGACGGGGCGGAGCTCGATGCCGCTCAGGGGACCACGTGCGCCGCCAGAATTTCCATCTTCCCCAACTTAGTCTCTTCCCATCCTCGCCAGCAGAGTAGCGCCACCGTTCTTCCATTTGAGAGTAGTGGAAAGAGACAAAGAGGAAGCAGACATGTGAGGCTATTTTTGAGAGAAAAATAGAGGGGCTGGCACATGGACACTTAATGCCTTGATTTTCTTCCAAAGGTGCTTAATTCCTGAAATCCACATGAAGATACAAAGGTTTCTTTGTTCGAAACCAGATCAAAACTTAATGAGAACACCTTAGAAATCACTACGtgaaacagagttatcaatgtttGAACTTTTAAAAAAATTGTTGAAAGTTTGTAAATATTTGGATTTAAAACAAAACTAAAAAATAGAATAAAATGAAAAGTAGatagaaaatagaaaaggagaaaaatgaaaaaaaaaacagagaaatCCAACCTAAACCGGAGAACCGTGAAAAACCAGAGAAAATTGAAAAAACCAGGACCTAGGATCCCTATTGGGCCAACCTGCTGAAACACTAGCGGGAAAATATACGGAGAAGCGCCGCACGTTTTGGTCCCGTGTGCGGCGGTTCATCACCATTAAAGAAATGTCACCGTGTCCCTATAGAACGCGTCGCGCAAGCCCACCTGGAGGCCACTTGCTGTTTCGTCTTATCCTTATCCTCTGACCACACAATCCCCCCTTCTCTCACTGCGGGCGCCATTCCATGAGGCACATCAAGGAGCTCCACACCGGGGAGATTGAAAAACGACGCTGTCGAGCCAGGAGGAGGCCCGGCGCACGGACGGCTCCAACATGTTGTCGTCCTTGAGCCGCCATCGTCTTCGAGCTGCCGCCGTCGAGCCATGCGGAGGCCCGGCGCACGGACGGCTCCACCAGGTTGTCGTCGTCGAGCTGCCGTCGTCGTCGAGCCGcctcgagccgccgccgccgtcgtgccAGGAGGAGGCCCGGCGCACGGACGGCTCCACCTGGTTGTCGTcctcgagccgccgccgccgaccaagGAGGGCTCCACCACGCCCGACGAACGAGGAGGAGGCGCGTCGCAGCGAGGGCTCCACCAGGCCGCCTTCGGcgatggaggaagaggaggagcggCGGCTCTGCCAGGTCGTTGTCCTCGAGCTGCGACGACGAACAAGGAGGAGGCGAGGCACCAAGAGGGCTCCACCACCATCGAAGAGTTGGAGGATGCACGGTGCAGCGAGGGATTCACCAAGCTGCCgccgacgaggaagcggaaggAGGAGGTGCGGTGCAACGAGGCTTCACCAGACCACCTCCCAGCGCAGCGCCGTCTCTGCCTGGGATGTACCGCCGACGAGCATACGACAGGGCGGCTGCCGCCGAGTACGCACAGAGGGTGGCCGTTGTCGATGAGCACGCATAGGTGCACAGTCCGTTACTATTTACAGCAACCCGTGTGGTACTCGACCGAgtttttcctcttctccatagATTTCGATTCGTTTACAGATGCATATGAGCCAAATTATGTGAGTAATTTTCTGGTTATGTGTGTCAGTTTCGATTTTTGTGGAGAACCAGCGATGCGTTGCTCCTTTTCTGAAATTAAATTGGCAATCATGCACTATAAATTTGGTCACTGTGTGAAATTAACCTGGCAGTTACTCACTTTTTTGTGGCTTGCAAACAGAAATGCAATTAACTTGGCAATCATGCACTATAAATTTGGCCACTATGTGAAATTAACCTGGCAGTTAGTCACTAATTTTGGCTTGCAACCAGAAATGCAATTAACTTGATAATCATGCTTTGCAAATTTAGCCACTATGTGAAATTAACCTGGCAGTTAGTCACTAATTTTGGTTTGTAACTATAAATGCAATTAATTTGATAATCATGCATTGCAAATTTGGCAATTAGATAAAATTAAACTGGGAATTAAGCAGTTAGGCACTAATTTGGCTGGAAAGTAAATGTAATTAACTTGGATACCATGCATAGCAATTATGTAAAATTAATCTGACAACTAGAAACTCATTTTTTTTACTGGCAGCCAAAATGTAATTAATCTGATAGTTGTTATTaactaatatatatatataatagtGACAATGTGGTACAAATACTACAACTGTTGTGTGTACCATTTTCTGCTATTTTACTACGCTAGCTCTTGCAAAAAATACTACGCCGGCCGATAGCTACGCACCGGAGGACCTTTTCTCACATGCATGTGTTTTCGGTGTTCCAACGAGATAGGATTGACTGCAAGCTGCTGTGCCAGTGCGGCAGCGCATTGGTCAGTTGCATGCATATAGTGCGCGGGTTGCATGAGCTGTTGGCCGGCCCCACAAAAACCGCCGCACGGATTGATAAATTTGCGGCGCCGCCGGGTAGCACAACCCAACACTAGCTCTAAGGGAGGGTGATGGTACGCGGTGGAaatgcaaaagaaaaaaaaaagtttgcATCCACAAGCCCATTATGATAAGGCCCTTTGGGCCCAATTATATATATTGTACCTAAACAAAGCCCTGTgaggtaaaaaaaaaaaagaccaaCGGAAGGAAGGGAAGGCCGTGGGTCCGGCTCTCGGACGCTCGACCCGTTCGTCTTGATAAATAGCCCCCAAATTTCCCCCCAAATCAGTCTCCTGAATCCTGAGCGAGCACAGCTAGCCGGCGAGACATGGCGGCGGCGGAAACACTGGTCTTCCCCGGCCCCGACGGGTTCGACTGCGCAAGGCGGCTCCGCCACAAGATGCTCCTCTCCTGCCTCTTCAACCAGCGCCTCTACCCCACCTTCCAATCGTAAGTCAAGTCTCGGCCGGCCTGACTCCATTGCTTTGCCTGCTCCTAATCCGTCTTCATCTCCCTCCGTCTCCATGGCTGCTGCAGGATGGTCCAGCAGACGGACGCGCACATGTGCGGGGATCATCTGCAGCGGCTGGTGTCCCGGGGCCACTGGGCCGACGCCCTGGACTACCTCGGCCGCTTCAACTCGCGCAACACCGTCGCCTCCAACGCCCTCCACTTCTTCCTCCACACGCTCTGGGCCCTCGccaacgtcgccgccgccgccaccgacggATCCGTCAAATCCACCGCGCACCAGCACGGCATGGCATTGTCCACGGTCATCTGCCGCTGCGCCAGGCTCCGCTCCATCGTCAAGGCCATGGTCGACTCACCACAGCAATGGTACCAGCTCCCATTTACTCGTACACTACTAATTTGTCACACCAAAACATATCTATCTACTTCATCAATTCCTGCATACCAAATCGTCTCTGCATTTTTCTGTCCAACTTACTTGGTCCATGCGTAACTGAACCTACTTAATCAATCAGTGTCTCCCTGGACTGGAAATCGACGAGGATCAGGGCGGCGAGCATTGCGTATTTCTTGGCTCGCGAGGATGCGGACTTGTATCGCCTCATGCAGCTGCCCGACCACGGCCAAATGCTCCCACTGCTCCCCTTCAGGTGGGGTTTCCTTCCTCTGCCTGTTCCTTCAATTTGATTCGGTACTATAACTGCCTACATCAACACCTCCTGAAATATGTCATCTTTAATTTGCTCTCGCCAGGCCAAGGCGTCACGTCAAACGGCCACCTGGGCGCCGACCACGAGGACGGGGACCTGCCATCGCCAGGCTCTATCTCAGCAAGAGGGCAAGGTACAGAATTTACAACATATATACTGTATGTGATTAGTTCATGGGACGAACGAAACAAAGAATAATTCTGAAATTTTGACATCGCATTTACACATACTCATCCTGAGCTTTTCATTTTGCAGTCTGCGTGCTTCAACTCCACATACTCCTGGTACGTATCATATCCTTCTATCCTAAATCCTAACAAACATCTCATGTTTCTATCAAAAAAAATGCACCTTGTAACCTCCACATATACATGTCATAGTTAACGATCCTTGTATATGTTTTCTACTCGCAGCATTCATGGATGAGTCACTGGATCGGGTGGCGGGTCTTGTCGGTAAGTAAACTAGTGTTTCATATAATTCTTCTGTACAtttccatctctgaactttctgtCCGTAGCATTTAGGTTCTGATTGGTCCAGCTACAAGCAGAAGTACTACATGCGCTtgtttatatatatatagttgTCCTTAATTTGTCTGGGAAATCACTTTATTATGTGTGACTTCCTTAATTTTCTATGTGCTGAGTTATTAACTTATATATGTGATAAATGATACAGAGGAATGTCTAAAAGCTGGTAAGCGCCACAAGCTTCATCAAGGGGCTTCACTTCCTTCGGTTGGTCGAGGTATGTATCATTTAGCTTAGCCACTTGCAGTTGTCTTATATACTCTTTTGTTGTACTCCAGCCAATCAGCAGGCTCTTGAAGCAacattgtttttatttattttgctaGTGCCTAACTTCCTGACTCCGCTTCAAATCGCTCCTGGAGCACCAGTTTCACAGACCAACTCTGGGACAACATCAATGCCAAATTCAGGTAAAATGGCTAAAAACTTTGCCATCCAATGACATGTTGTGGATGTATTAGTTGCTCTCTGTATACATGATTAGTGCTCGGAATCGTTATGTTTCTCAGAGACATCCAATGTCCAACTAGTCAAGGACCCATCTGAATCATATCTGACGGGCAACTATCCATCTTTACATTTTACTTGTCGGACAATATTGAGTTATTAACTGACATAGCATTTGCTGCCGAGTGCAGGCGTCCATGTACAAGTCTGAAGCTGAAAAATCGATGGTGAACCGAAGATTGTTTTACTGAGTAGTGACTTTCTTACTACTAGTTTTTCCTGTCTATGTGAAGAGAGGCTCCCAGTGCTTAGTAGATTGTTTTGCTGCTCTCTGAGCTATGCTACTGTGTTATCCACTTGAGGATTGCAAGCCTTGTAGCTAGGACCGTTGGTGCTCATGTCTTAGTATCTGAATTAGTCATAAG
This region of Lolium perenne isolate Kyuss_39 chromosome 2, Kyuss_2.0, whole genome shotgun sequence genomic DNA includes:
- the LOC127330866 gene encoding uncharacterized protein, which translates into the protein MATTETLVFPGPDGFDCARRLRHKMLLSYLSRQRLFPVFQSMLEQTDAHMCGNHLRRLVYRGQWADALDYLGRFNSRNTVASNALHFFLHTLWALANVAAGATEGSVESAAHQHGMALSMLICRCARLRSIVKAMVDSPQQCASLNWESTRVMAASLAYYLADEDPELYRLMQLPDHAQMLPLLPIRPRRHVKRPPRRRTPAGRGRAIARLYLSKRRASLQSSSPHTPAFMDESLDRVAGLVEECLNAGKRQKLQSSGRVPRFVIPLQIAPGAPPVSQTNSGTTSVPNADVHVQV
- the LOC127337153 gene encoding uncharacterized protein → MAAAETLVFPGPDGFDCARRLRHKMLLSCLFNQRLYPTFQSMVQQTDAHMCGDHLQRLVSRGHWADALDYLGRFNSRNTVASNALHFFLHTLWALANVAAAATDGSVKSTAHQHGMALSTVICRCARLRSIVKAMVDSPQQCVSLDWKSTRIRAASIAYFLAREDADLYRLMQLPDHGQMLPLLPFRPRRHVKRPPGRRPRGRGPAIARLYLSKRASLRASTPHTPAFMDESLDRVAGLVEECLKAGKRHKLHQGASLPSVGRVPNFLTPLQIAPGAPVSQTNSGTTSMPNSGVHVQV